The following proteins come from a genomic window of Pirellula staleyi DSM 6068:
- a CDS encoding DUF1501 domain-containing protein: protein MFDTFGRPTNVSRRRFLAQTSVQVGALGTLSIGSFARGETGKSSVAPKAKRAMMIFLAGGASHFETFDPKPDAPLEFRGPFNAISTKLPGIQFSENLRELSKLNDQFSLVRSVCHENSGHGGGQRQVQTGYKSASLEDELPHDYPAVGSVVAKMRGPMSQGMPTYMHLPNGNDGGAKFLGNAYDAFQVYSTGLPVGIQLRSSVKLDRLESRVALRKSLDRMARVASEGRAMESMDQLERQALEMITSPSAADAFELDKESEAMRMRYGKHEAGRCLLLARRFLEAGAGIVTVRMGSWDHHGNAGGTVTSGTLENVPPLDQSLSAFLTDMTERGMLDDTIVWVWGEFGRTPRINNSAGRDHWPQAMSVLLAGGGIQPGHVIGSTTSKGEHPADSPFSPADVLATVYKQLGIDTSHQFLNTAGRPISILAEGKPIRELL, encoded by the coding sequence ATGTTTGACACGTTTGGTCGCCCTACGAACGTCAGCCGACGCCGCTTCCTCGCACAAACTTCCGTTCAAGTTGGCGCGCTGGGGACCCTCTCGATTGGCAGCTTCGCGCGCGGCGAGACAGGCAAGTCTTCCGTAGCACCGAAAGCCAAGCGGGCGATGATGATTTTTCTCGCAGGTGGCGCTTCACACTTCGAGACGTTCGATCCCAAGCCCGATGCGCCGCTTGAATTTCGCGGACCGTTTAACGCCATTAGCACCAAACTCCCTGGCATTCAGTTCAGCGAGAATCTACGCGAGCTCTCGAAGCTCAACGATCAATTCTCGCTCGTCCGCAGCGTCTGTCACGAGAATAGCGGCCATGGCGGCGGCCAACGCCAAGTGCAAACGGGCTACAAGAGTGCTTCGCTCGAAGACGAATTGCCGCACGACTATCCGGCGGTCGGGAGCGTGGTGGCGAAGATGCGCGGGCCGATGTCGCAAGGTATGCCGACGTATATGCATCTGCCCAACGGCAACGATGGCGGGGCGAAATTCCTGGGGAATGCGTACGATGCGTTTCAGGTGTATAGCACCGGTTTGCCGGTGGGAATTCAGCTGCGAAGTTCGGTGAAGCTCGATCGACTCGAATCGCGCGTGGCACTACGCAAATCGCTCGACCGCATGGCGCGCGTGGCGAGTGAAGGTCGCGCAATGGAGAGCATGGATCAGCTGGAGCGGCAAGCGCTGGAGATGATCACCAGCCCCTCTGCTGCCGATGCGTTCGAACTCGACAAAGAGTCCGAAGCGATGCGCATGCGCTACGGCAAGCACGAAGCGGGCCGCTGCCTGCTACTCGCCCGCCGCTTTTTGGAAGCAGGCGCGGGAATCGTCACCGTGCGCATGGGAAGTTGGGATCACCACGGCAATGCGGGGGGAACCGTCACCAGCGGAACGCTCGAAAACGTCCCACCACTCGACCAATCGCTCTCTGCATTTCTGACCGACATGACCGAACGTGGCATGCTCGACGATACGATCGTATGGGTCTGGGGCGAATTCGGTCGCACCCCACGGATCAACAACAGCGCCGGTCGCGACCACTGGCCGCAAGCGATGAGCGTGCTGCTGGCAGGTGGCGGCATTCAGCCCGGCCACGTGATTGGCAGCACCACCAGCAAAGGGGAACATCCGGCCGACTCCCCCTTCTCGCCCGCCGATGTGCTGGCGACGGTCTACAAACAGCTCGGCATCGACACCAGCCACCAATTCCTCAACACCGCCGGCCGCCCCATCTCCATCCTCGCCGAAGGCAAACCGATCCGCGAGTTGCTGTAG
- a CDS encoding PepSY-associated TM helix domain-containing protein, translating to MKSPQLKSWFRKVHWLLAVLASLPLLVLGATGALLVFPTWLSEVGSGISHQVAVGGERLSYDAIVTSMQRALPEGDVPTRIVFPPDKTGVVTATTKLGNKIVLDPYTGRALEVSRATSGLHSIVLHLHVNLMAGKVGYWITGLSAIAVCLLSISGIVLWWPVGALNWSYLLVNWSTGWKRTNFDLHRVAGFYVSCFLLVIGATGAAMVFWPQAEAIVGLITWSKPSETRPMKVTQQTGPTISPNAAVELAMENYPGHELYRLYVPAKPEDPYRVFLNMPEQMETRLTEVRLVINPYSGAIEHTEDPSTRSRADTVMMWVLPLHYGTIGGLPLRIFYIFVSLSPWLLGVTGTLLWRQRRRKKRASQKPIAPPVGFAP from the coding sequence ATGAAATCACCGCAACTCAAGTCGTGGTTCCGCAAAGTGCATTGGCTGCTGGCTGTTTTGGCCTCGCTACCACTCTTGGTACTCGGAGCCACTGGCGCACTCTTGGTCTTTCCAACCTGGCTGAGCGAAGTCGGTTCGGGAATCAGCCACCAAGTGGCCGTTGGGGGCGAGAGGCTGAGCTATGACGCCATCGTCACGTCGATGCAGCGCGCCTTGCCCGAGGGTGACGTTCCGACACGCATCGTGTTTCCTCCCGACAAAACAGGGGTGGTAACCGCGACCACGAAACTCGGCAATAAGATCGTGCTTGATCCCTACACAGGGCGAGCGCTCGAAGTTTCGCGGGCCACCAGCGGCCTGCACAGCATCGTGCTGCATTTGCATGTGAATCTCATGGCAGGAAAGGTGGGCTACTGGATTACCGGGCTTTCGGCGATTGCCGTCTGCTTGCTTTCGATCAGTGGCATCGTGCTGTGGTGGCCGGTAGGGGCGCTCAATTGGAGCTACCTGCTCGTGAACTGGTCGACCGGTTGGAAGCGGACCAACTTCGACCTCCACCGTGTGGCCGGGTTCTACGTTTCCTGCTTTCTGCTCGTGATCGGGGCCACCGGTGCAGCGATGGTGTTTTGGCCGCAGGCTGAAGCGATTGTCGGCCTGATCACGTGGTCGAAACCGAGTGAAACGCGCCCCATGAAGGTGACGCAGCAAACCGGCCCAACGATCAGCCCCAATGCTGCCGTCGAGTTAGCGATGGAGAACTATCCCGGCCACGAGCTCTATCGACTCTACGTTCCCGCCAAACCCGAAGATCCTTATCGTGTCTTTCTGAATATGCCTGAGCAGATGGAAACGCGTCTGACCGAAGTGCGACTCGTCATCAATCCGTACTCCGGGGCGATTGAACATACCGAAGATCCCTCGACTCGCTCCCGCGCCGACACCGTCATGATGTGGGTGTTGCCACTCCACTACGGAACCATCGGTGGGCTTCCGCTGCGCATCTTCTACATTTTCGTTTCGCTCAGCCCATGGCTCCTGGGAGTAACAGGCACCTTGCTCTGGCGACAGCGCCGCCGCAAAAAACGAGCATCCCAAAAGCCAATCGCCCCCCCCGTAGGTTTTGCCCCGTAG
- a CDS encoding DUF1559 domain-containing protein: MKTPRSGFTLVELLVVIAIIGVLVALLLPAVQAAREAARRMSCSNNLRQVGIAIHNYHDTLTKLPPGRIMVTSPNGTSTVNGVLTLIMPYAEQGNLESRYDYAKGFDHPDNQPAIQTHVKFYVCPSSPGGFRTVTIQNIFGTVQTTDGKGSVTDYYAVRNLRDAAGAAVTGILGATDPNFAAITDGTSNTFWFMEMCGKPNFIIKGKIQPTIPTDFLWYAPWAGNNGMALNTYSADGLTRPGPCVMNCSNEFQPYSFHPGGAMFGFADGSVKLINQTIDATTFRALGSHNGGEVVTAP; this comes from the coding sequence GTGAAAACGCCGCGCTCTGGTTTCACTTTGGTTGAGTTGCTCGTGGTCATTGCCATTATTGGCGTGCTGGTGGCCCTGTTGCTTCCTGCAGTACAAGCTGCGCGTGAAGCGGCTCGTCGCATGTCGTGCAGTAATAACCTGCGGCAGGTTGGAATTGCCATCCACAACTATCACGACACGCTCACTAAGTTGCCACCTGGACGTATTATGGTTACGTCACCTAACGGCACTTCGACGGTCAATGGTGTGTTGACCCTCATCATGCCCTATGCCGAACAGGGTAATCTCGAGTCGCGCTACGACTATGCCAAGGGCTTTGATCACCCAGACAATCAGCCCGCCATTCAAACCCACGTCAAGTTCTATGTTTGTCCATCCTCGCCTGGTGGATTTCGAACCGTCACGATCCAAAATATTTTTGGAACCGTTCAGACGACGGACGGCAAGGGCTCCGTGACCGATTACTACGCAGTGCGCAATCTTCGTGATGCCGCCGGCGCCGCAGTAACCGGGATTTTAGGGGCCACTGATCCTAATTTCGCCGCTATCACGGATGGAACCAGCAATACTTTTTGGTTTATGGAGATGTGTGGCAAGCCAAACTTCATCATTAAGGGAAAGATTCAGCCGACCATACCCACTGATTTCCTGTGGTATGCACCTTGGGCAGGCAACAATGGAATGGCCCTTAATACTTACAGCGCCGATGGACTCACCCGTCCCGGCCCCTGTGTGATGAACTGTAGCAATGAGTTTCAGCCTTACAGCTTCCATCCTGGTGGAGCCATGTTTGGTTTTGCGGATGGGTCCGTCAAACTGATTAACCAAACGATCGATGCCACTACTTTTCGTGCACTCGGATCGCACAATGGTGGTGAAGTTGTCACGGCCCCTTAA
- a CDS encoding DUF6194 family protein: protein MTPDQIAAFILSLGNISRLDQEGTSFFFVGDDQRLPLATILTTSAHDSYSNLDREGVFRLNISLTKDDFRSLGFQEEPRDFTALDTIMPHPEYGMMHYICILNPSAESFARLQPMLVASYQKKLAKQ, encoded by the coding sequence ATGACACCCGACCAAATCGCTGCCTTCATCCTGAGCCTCGGCAACATCTCGCGCCTCGACCAAGAGGGGACGAGCTTCTTCTTTGTCGGCGACGACCAACGGCTCCCGCTCGCCACCATTCTCACCACTAGCGCGCACGACAGCTATTCAAACCTCGATCGCGAAGGGGTCTTTCGACTCAACATCAGCCTCACGAAAGACGATTTCCGCTCGCTCGGCTTTCAAGAGGAGCCGCGCGACTTCACTGCCCTCGACACCATTATGCCCCACCCTGAATACGGCATGATGCACTACATCTGCATCCTCAACCCCTCCGCCGAATCGTTCGCCCGCCTCCAGCCTATGCTCGTGGCCAGCTACCAAAAGAAACTCGCCAAGCAGTAA